The following proteins are encoded in a genomic region of Hoeflea phototrophica DFL-43:
- a CDS encoding PLP-dependent aminotransferase family protein: MKIKAGAILSSIRIDRSSDRKISVQLYMGLRDIILSGGLNGGERLPATRTLASELGVSRTTALDAVDRLVSEGLLESRIGAGTFVSHTLKDRVPSSARTAGPEPKQPLRLSPTAVQANRLFADRRQLPHKSQAFVTALPALNAFPMAQWARLSARHLRSDRDAVMGYGNSFGHPRLRAAIASHLNATRGIQCDPEQVFITGGAQQAFSVIGSMLLDRGEKVWFENPGAIGARNAFIACGADLVPVAVDDEGINVADGLAKAPDFRLAFVTPSHQQPLSRVLSLSRRLALLNAAETANAFIIEDDYDGDFYFGDQPLPTLKSIDTNGRVIYVGTFSKTLFPSLRLGYLVAPQNMADAVSGIFSAALGGVATWPQAVVADFIDEGHFATHIRTMRNHYKQQHEALHHHALGLDTSLQIQRASAGFHTVGFFNEPGRKEEAFVSAAAERGLTLSGIGRYCLEPIERKGVVIGYGAASEAEIRSGVETLNALLEQT; the protein is encoded by the coding sequence TTGAAGATCAAAGCCGGAGCAATTCTCTCTTCGATCCGGATCGACCGAAGCTCTGACCGCAAGATCAGCGTTCAGCTCTATATGGGCCTGCGCGACATCATTCTCTCGGGTGGATTGAACGGAGGCGAGCGGCTGCCCGCAACCCGCACCCTTGCCAGCGAGCTGGGGGTCTCGCGCACAACCGCGCTCGATGCCGTCGACCGGCTTGTCTCTGAAGGCCTGCTGGAATCCCGCATCGGCGCCGGCACCTTTGTCAGCCACACTCTCAAGGATCGCGTGCCTTCCTCGGCGAGGACCGCCGGCCCGGAACCAAAGCAACCCTTGCGTCTTTCACCCACGGCGGTCCAGGCAAACCGCCTGTTCGCAGACCGCAGGCAGCTGCCGCACAAGTCCCAGGCATTTGTCACCGCCTTGCCCGCGCTCAATGCGTTTCCCATGGCGCAATGGGCGCGGCTCTCGGCGCGGCATCTAAGATCAGACCGCGATGCGGTCATGGGATATGGCAACTCCTTTGGCCATCCGCGTCTTCGCGCAGCCATCGCATCTCACCTCAATGCCACCCGCGGCATTCAGTGCGACCCTGAACAAGTCTTCATCACCGGCGGCGCACAGCAGGCCTTCTCGGTGATCGGAAGCATGCTGCTCGACCGCGGCGAGAAGGTCTGGTTCGAAAATCCGGGAGCCATCGGCGCGCGCAACGCCTTCATCGCTTGCGGCGCGGACCTGGTCCCTGTGGCCGTGGATGACGAAGGCATCAATGTCGCCGACGGGCTGGCCAAGGCGCCAGACTTCCGCCTCGCCTTTGTCACCCCGTCCCACCAGCAGCCCTTGAGCCGTGTTCTCAGCCTGTCGCGGCGGCTGGCACTTCTCAACGCAGCCGAGACTGCGAATGCGTTCATCATCGAGGATGATTATGACGGTGATTTCTATTTCGGTGACCAGCCGCTTCCGACGCTCAAGAGCATCGATACCAATGGCCGGGTGATCTATGTCGGCACTTTTTCCAAGACGCTGTTTCCCTCCCTGCGGCTGGGGTATCTGGTGGCCCCGCAAAACATGGCCGATGCGGTCTCGGGCATCTTCTCCGCAGCGCTCGGCGGGGTGGCGACCTGGCCGCAGGCGGTGGTGGCGGACTTCATCGATGAGGGGCATTTCGCCACCCACATCCGCACAATGCGAAACCACTACAAGCAACAGCATGAGGCCTTGCATCATCACGCCCTTGGATTGGACACCAGCCTGCAGATTCAACGCGCCTCGGCAGGCTTTCATACCGTCGGCTTTTTCAATGAGCCCGGGCGCAAGGAAGAGGCGTTTGTCAGCGCCGCCGCCGAGCGGGGTCTGACCCTTTCGGGCATCGGACGCTATTGTCTTGAGCCGATAGAACGCAAAGGTGTTGTCATCGGCTATGGTGCCGCCAGCGAAGCTGAAATAAGATCAGGTGTCGAAACCTTGAACGCCTTGCTGGAGCAGACCTGA
- a CDS encoding mandelate racemase/muconate lactonizing enzyme family protein, giving the protein MKIADIETFANEFVCFVKVTTDSGETGWGQVAPYYADITAQVLHRQVAPYALGKPALDIDYLVDIIPEKEHKFPGSYLRRALGGLDTALWDLRGRLEGKPVCELIGGTPGTVRAYGSSMKRDITPKDEAARLSRLRDRFGFDAFKFRIGAECGRGQDEWPGRTEEIVPTIRAAMDDSVALLVDANSCYGPEQAIEVGKMLEQNGISHYEEPCPYWEYEQTQQVTNALSIDVTGGEQDCELQNWRRMIEMKAVDIVQPDICYLGGITRTLRVAEMAHKAGLPCTPHAANLSMVTLFTMHLLRAIPNAGKYLEFSIEGEDYYPWQDDLFVASPYEIVDGKATVTDLPGWGVEVSPTWLETSAHQISTWQR; this is encoded by the coding sequence ATGAAAATTGCCGATATCGAGACCTTTGCCAATGAATTCGTCTGCTTCGTCAAAGTGACGACCGACAGCGGCGAGACGGGGTGGGGGCAGGTCGCGCCCTATTACGCGGACATCACCGCGCAGGTGCTGCACCGGCAAGTCGCACCTTACGCGCTTGGGAAACCGGCCCTGGATATCGATTACCTCGTCGATATCATTCCGGAAAAGGAGCACAAGTTCCCGGGTTCCTATCTGCGCCGCGCCCTTGGCGGGCTGGACACGGCGTTATGGGATCTGCGCGGACGGCTTGAGGGCAAGCCTGTGTGCGAACTGATCGGAGGCACGCCGGGCACGGTGAGGGCTTACGGGTCGTCGATGAAGCGTGACATTACGCCGAAAGACGAGGCGGCGCGGCTGAGCCGGCTGCGCGACCGGTTTGGCTTTGATGCCTTCAAGTTCCGCATTGGCGCCGAGTGTGGCCGCGGGCAGGATGAGTGGCCGGGCCGCACCGAGGAAATTGTCCCGACAATACGTGCTGCCATGGATGACAGTGTCGCACTGCTGGTGGATGCCAATTCCTGTTACGGGCCGGAGCAGGCCATCGAGGTGGGCAAGATGCTCGAGCAGAACGGTATCAGCCATTACGAGGAGCCATGCCCCTATTGGGAGTATGAGCAGACCCAGCAGGTGACCAATGCGCTTTCGATCGACGTGACCGGCGGGGAACAGGATTGCGAGTTGCAGAACTGGCGCCGGATGATCGAGATGAAGGCTGTCGACATCGTTCAGCCCGACATCTGTTATCTGGGCGGGATCACCCGCACGCTTCGGGTAGCGGAGATGGCGCACAAGGCCGGGCTGCCCTGCACGCCGCATGCGGCCAATCTTTCCATGGTGACGCTTTTCACCATGCATTTGCTGCGGGCGATCCCGAATGCCGGCAAATACCTCGAATTCTCCATCGAAGGAGAGGATTACTACCCCTGGCAGGATGATCTGTTCGTTGCGTCGCCCTACGAGATTGTCGATGGCAAGGCGACGGTGACCGATTTGCCGGGATGGGGTGTTGAGGTGAGCCCAACCTGGCTGGAGACATCGGCGCATCAGATCAGCACCTGGCAACGCTGA
- a CDS encoding extracellular solute-binding protein produces MITRIAIAGLLAATALAAVPAQAETLRLLTWGSYAPDELVKKFEAKYPEITVEVTFSNNEEMVAKLRATGGAGFDLAQPSHDRIFAAQQEYNIYKPLDLSKIDTSSMQTSLLDGVKANTTIDGEVYAVPHQWGTSGLMTNKSMAPDIKAWGDLCDPAYKGKTSMRLRRTILLGTAFDMGEDPFAAYADLDKYQEILDKVADKLIECKDNIKAYWKGGDDLSAMMLSGEIVASETWDSTAYKLFGENQDIVFVPPKTGALAWIDTFAFPRKGEADDAAYKWINFVLEPENVKIMSASTGAIAAVNGGLDMLPDDKKMAVNAAFTEADINNLKFFANIPPGVEDMEGKTLEKIKAATGSE; encoded by the coding sequence ATGATCACAAGAATTGCAATCGCTGGCCTTTTGGCTGCGACCGCGCTTGCAGCCGTTCCGGCGCAGGCGGAAACACTCCGCCTTTTGACCTGGGGCTCTTACGCACCTGACGAACTGGTCAAGAAGTTCGAAGCAAAATATCCCGAAATCACCGTCGAGGTGACCTTCTCCAACAACGAGGAAATGGTCGCCAAGCTGCGCGCCACTGGCGGCGCCGGTTTTGACCTGGCCCAGCCAAGCCATGACCGCATCTTCGCGGCCCAGCAGGAATACAACATCTACAAGCCGCTCGATCTCTCCAAGATCGACACCTCGTCCATGCAGACGAGCCTGCTTGATGGCGTCAAGGCCAACACCACGATCGACGGTGAGGTCTATGCCGTGCCGCATCAGTGGGGCACTTCCGGCCTGATGACCAACAAGTCAATGGCGCCCGACATCAAGGCATGGGGCGATCTGTGCGATCCGGCCTACAAGGGCAAGACCTCGATGCGCCTCCGCCGCACCATCCTTCTCGGCACAGCCTTCGACATGGGCGAAGATCCGTTTGCAGCCTATGCCGATCTCGACAAGTACCAGGAGATCCTCGACAAGGTCGCTGACAAGCTCATCGAGTGCAAGGACAACATCAAGGCCTATTGGAAGGGCGGCGACGACCTTTCCGCGATGATGCTCTCGGGCGAAATCGTGGCGTCCGAGACCTGGGATTCCACCGCCTACAAGCTTTTCGGTGAAAACCAGGACATCGTTTTCGTTCCGCCGAAAACCGGCGCACTAGCCTGGATCGACACCTTTGCGTTTCCGCGTAAGGGCGAAGCGGATGATGCCGCCTACAAGTGGATCAACTTCGTGCTCGAGCCGGAAAACGTGAAAATCATGTCAGCCAGCACCGGTGCTATTGCAGCCGTTAATGGCGGCCTGGACATGCTGCCTGACGACAAGAAGATGGCCGTCAACGCCGCCTTCACCGAGGCCGACATCAACAACCTCAA